In one Aeromicrobium wangtongii genomic region, the following are encoded:
- a CDS encoding nitrilase-related carbon-nitrogen hydrolase, whose translation MTRVAAVQYAVGEDVGENLATALRMIERAVAEGAEVIVLPEFANHVSWYADRDHARRFAQTLDGPFVTALAAKAAEHGIHLMVNCTLLREDGRVRGSNILFGPDGTVLAVSDKQVLMGSERDHIDGAVDRIGVVDTAVGRLGLYSCMDGVIFETPRMLAVEGAQVLLNSLNSFALDEASLHVPVRAAENKVWVVAANKVGPLVPEHSIEKVASMVGVPVDRLHGAGESQIVAPDGTVVACAPRTGEAVVVADIDIALADDKSRPDGTDVIAARRPELYAALADEPVGRRAPAGADEIRAAVLSPQDGDDIAALVAEAVGQGVDLVVLPELAAHVDGLATGPASPALGPEALASMLEGTETLLVTSVLDASGAHVGIAVSAHGVQLTQPQLHRSVRHGDLPAADVAPDSPIVVHEAAWGRLAVVVGDDALYPETFRLAALADADVVAVPFTVAEPHDSDLMLLERAAENRLNLAVASRRHAEHGGGVLIGLSGDFTLWGAWENPFAGVISRPDPQHAQAAVEVAVLRPACAINRMVSRGTDVVDGRPWHLAGPLVSDVSRVH comes from the coding sequence ATGACTCGAGTCGCAGCCGTGCAGTACGCCGTGGGCGAGGACGTCGGGGAGAACCTGGCGACGGCGTTGCGGATGATCGAGCGGGCCGTGGCAGAGGGTGCCGAGGTGATCGTGCTGCCGGAGTTCGCCAATCACGTCTCGTGGTACGCCGATCGCGACCACGCCCGCCGGTTCGCCCAGACGCTGGACGGGCCGTTCGTCACGGCGCTCGCGGCCAAGGCGGCCGAGCACGGGATCCACCTCATGGTCAACTGCACGCTGCTGCGCGAGGACGGACGCGTCCGGGGCAGCAACATCTTGTTCGGCCCCGACGGAACCGTGCTCGCCGTCAGCGACAAGCAGGTGCTGATGGGCTCGGAGCGCGACCACATCGACGGCGCGGTCGACCGGATCGGTGTCGTCGACACCGCCGTGGGCCGGCTCGGGCTCTACTCGTGCATGGACGGGGTCATCTTCGAGACCCCACGGATGCTGGCGGTCGAGGGTGCCCAGGTGCTGCTGAACAGCCTGAACTCGTTCGCGCTGGACGAGGCCTCGTTGCACGTCCCGGTCCGGGCCGCGGAGAACAAGGTGTGGGTCGTGGCGGCGAACAAGGTGGGTCCCCTCGTCCCCGAGCACAGCATCGAGAAGGTCGCCTCGATGGTCGGTGTCCCGGTCGACCGGCTGCACGGTGCCGGCGAGAGCCAGATCGTCGCCCCCGACGGCACCGTCGTCGCCTGCGCGCCCCGGACGGGGGAGGCCGTGGTGGTCGCCGACATCGACATCGCGCTGGCCGACGACAAGTCGCGTCCCGACGGCACCGACGTGATCGCGGCCCGCCGTCCCGAGCTGTACGCCGCGCTCGCCGACGAGCCGGTGGGTCGCCGCGCCCCGGCGGGAGCCGACGAGATCCGCGCTGCGGTGCTCTCGCCGCAGGACGGTGACGACATCGCAGCGCTGGTGGCCGAGGCCGTCGGCCAGGGCGTCGACCTGGTGGTCCTGCCCGAGCTCGCCGCCCATGTCGACGGGCTCGCGACGGGCCCCGCCTCGCCGGCACTCGGGCCCGAGGCCCTCGCATCGATGCTCGAGGGCACCGAGACCCTGCTGGTCACCAGCGTCCTGGACGCGTCGGGCGCCCATGTGGGCATCGCCGTCTCGGCGCACGGCGTGCAGCTGACCCAGCCGCAGCTGCACCGCAGCGTCCGGCACGGCGACCTGCCCGCGGCAGACGTCGCCCCGGACTCGCCGATCGTGGTGCACGAAGCCGCCTGGGGCCGCTTGGCCGTTGTCGTCGGTGACGACGCGCTGTACCCCGAGACGTTCCGGCTCGCGGCGCTGGCCGACGCCGACGTCGTGGCGGTTCCCTTCACGGTGGCCGAGCCGCACGACAGCGACCTCATGCTGCTCGAGCGCGCGGCCGAGAACCGGCTCAACCTGGCGGTGGCCTCGCGCCGGCACGCCGAGCACGGCGGCGGCGTCCTGATCGGGCTGTCGGGCGACTTCACCCTGTGGGGCGCGTGGGAGAACCCGTTCGCCGGCGTCATCAGCCGACCGGATCCGCAGCACGCGCAGGCTGCTGTCGAGGTGGCGGTGCTGCGTCCGGCGTGCGCCATCAACCGCATGGTGAGCCGCGGTACCGATGTGGTCGACGGGCGCCCCTGGCACCTGGCCGGACCGCTGGTCAGCGACGTCTCACGGGTTCACTGA